From a single Apium graveolens cultivar Ventura chromosome 2, ASM990537v1, whole genome shotgun sequence genomic region:
- the LOC141703295 gene encoding uncharacterized protein LOC141703295, whose product MEREKRGPPASAAPSPFTAAIRSSPLPRVFRHNPDLLFNGEADPAEYLIQFNTEMEVYQVPEMTRCRLFAASLRGSAQQWFSKLGPASIRTWRQLEDLFVRQFQSTLHYSPPVATLANIKQREGEPLAEYFRRFNAEVPKSLQASEPRTLAEFYEQAEPFKRVEKSMRELKISESYRDKRDRSSSPDERRKTYRRSSSPKKSARGKEATKDSGSPYTSKWQTHTPLVASVDHIYATYVGKGVFRKATPLTDYNKRDTSKYCAYHEATGHDTADCRQLKDEIETLIRQGKLTEWVVKEVRRHRTDYHTVPPPPPEDKERVPRAGSIHIILGGSHIGGDSRKAMDRYAREAKDKPLTNVNHLSQRPPELFEREADDIVFKENDAKWVHYPHTDALVIKMKIGTRINLNRWAPVRVHGKLDRSERDNSAPGDHRRGASCGHLDRYVYSCRPALCLQCYSGQTSYEGDEDGDLDPSYDDKIPNPHGGRHLEELSIRIQGLLQPGTQGGRVKKCLKGDS is encoded by the exons ATGGAGCGAGAGAAGAGAGGGCCCCCTGCCTCGGCTGCCCCCTCTCCATTTACGGCTGCTATCCGATCATCCCCCCTACCTCGGGTGTTTAGGCACAACCCCGACCTTCTATTCAACGGCGAAGCCGACCCGGCGGAGTACCTTATTCAATTTAACACTGAGATGGAAGTCTATCAGGTGCCGGAGATGACCCGCTGCAGACTCTTCGCGGCATCACTCAGAGgtagtgcccaacaatggttctccaagttgggACCGGCTAGCATAAGAACATGGAGGCAATTGGAGGACTTGTTTGTCAGACAATTTCAGTCGACCCTCCACTATTCGCCTCCTGTGGCCACGTTAGCCAACATCAAGCAAAGGGAGGGGGAGCCTTTGGCAGAATACTTTCGTCGGTTCAACGCCGAGGTCCCCAAG agcctccaagcgaGTGAGCCGAGGACCTTGGCCGAGTTCTATGAGCAAGCCGAACCCTTCAAGAGGGTAGAGAAATCGATGAGAGAGCTGAAAATCAGTGAAAGCTATCGAGACAAGAGGGACCGATCCTCAAGCCCTGACGAAAGGAGGAAGACGTATCGGCGTAGTTCGAGCCCGAAAAAGTCTGCCCGTGGCAAAGAGGCCACTAAAGATTCAGGAAGTCCTTATACAAGCAAATGGCAGACACACACCCCTCTGGTAGCCTCTGTCGACCACATATATGCTACATATGTAGGGAAGGGGGTATTTAGAAAGGCAACTCCTCTCACAGACTACAATAAAAGAGACACTTCGAAGTATTGTGCATACCATGAGGCCACCGGACATGATACAGCTGATTGTAGACAACTAAAGGATGAGATCGAGACTTTGATTAGACAAGGGAAGCTTACAGAGTGGGTTGTCAAGGAGGTTCGAAGACACAGGACGGATTATCATACCGTCCCTCCTCCACCCCCAGAAGACAAAGAAAGGGTCCCTCGGGCTGGTAGtattcatattattctaggcgggtctcacATTGGTGGAGACAGCCGGAAGGCAATGGACAGATATGCCCGGGAAGCAAAGGACAAGCCGCTCACTAACGTCAATCATCTAAGCCAAAGGCCCCCGGAGCTCTTTGAAAGGGAGGCCGATGATATCGTGTTTAAGGAGAACGATGCAAAATGGGTGCATTACCCTCATACCGATGCCCTagtcataaaaatgaagattgggacg agaattaacctcaacaggtGGGCACCTGTACGGGTTCACGGGAAACTCGATCGGAGTGAAAGGGACAATTCGGCTCCCGGTGACCATAGGAGAGGAGCCTCATGTGGCCACCTAGATCGCTATGTTTACAGTTGTAGACCAGCCTTGTGCCTACAATGTTATAGTGGGCAGACCTCTTATGAGGGCGatgaggatggtgacctcgatcCATCATATGACGATAAAATTCCCAACCCCCACGGGGGTAGGCATCTTGAAGAGCTGTCAATACGAATCCAGGGTCTGCTACAACCAGGCACTCAAGGCGGCCGAGTCAAGAAATGCCTCAAGGGAGATAGCTAA
- the LOC141703291 gene encoding uncharacterized protein LOC141703291: MDPPDGITQTVTATSEHLINPAQAHQTELKDVEGLAITEMEKTSEARADLDPRMPPMVERAGAAEDTIPILVDPNDPSKMPFGLLNAGATYQRLVNKMFKHQLGKTMEAYVDDMLVKSKEARDHVRHLAEMFQILREYRMKLNPQKCVFGIESGKFLGFIVNHRGIEANPTKIQALLEMRSPRRVNDVQSLTGRVAALNRFVSKSSDKCQEFFKAIKGVGRNFKWTEECEEAFQNIKKHLSSPSMLSNPKAGETLILYLAVSDFAISAVLVREEDGVQLPVYYVSKRLADAETRYTSLEKLVIEEVGLERQNSAPWWSLFVDGASNGDGAGAGIELISPEAHKIRRATHLDFHATNNDAEYEALINGLKLALEMKVENLSVFSDSMIVVYQINGGYQAKGPRTELYLKCAQRIIARFNEVRLELIPRGQNEDADELAKLGSRRESTLLETVPLDIQRQPSVPEHEVGSLSNELGPTWMISILAYIREGSLPDEKNKERRIKYKAARYVIYDGILYRRGFSVPLLKCIDGDECNYILRETPLNSPELVISVSDMPIITTTMSPWPFSMWEIDLIGELPKARGGVKYAVVAVDYFTKWAEAEPLATITAKKLREFVYRAIVCRYGIPYKLISDNGKQFDSKEMRAVGDSEEL; this comes from the exons ATGGACCCACCCGATGGAATCACTCAAACTGTAACTGCAACCTCTGAACACTTGATAAATCCGGCCCAAGCTCACCAGACCGAGCTCAAGGATGTGGAAGGTTTGGCAATCACGGAAATGGAAAAAACTAGCGAGGCTCGAGCAGATTTAGACCCGAGAATGCCCCCAATGGTCGAGAGGGCCGGGGCCGCAGAGGACACAATCCCAATCTTGGTAGACCCAAATGATCCCTCCAAG ATGCCCTTCGGGCTCCTTAATGCGGGGGCAACCTATCAAAGGCTGGTGAATAAGATGTTCAAACATCAATTGGGGAAGACTATGGAGGCCTATGTAGACGACATGCTGGTGAAATCGAAAGAAGCGAGGGATCATGTCCGCCACCTGGCAGAAATGTTCCAGATCCTAAGGGAGTACAGAATGAAGCTCAACCCCCAGAAATGTGTGTTTGGGATTGAATCAGGgaagtttttgggatttattgtcaACCATAGAGGCATTGAGGCCAACCCAACCAAGATACAAGCCCTACTCGAGATGAGATCCCCTCGACGGGTGAATGATGTTCAAAGCTTAACGGGACGAGTGGCTGCCTTGAACCGCTTCGTCTCAAAATCCTCCGATAAATGCCAAGAGTTCTTCAAAGCAATCAAAGGAGTGGGGAGGAACTTTAAGTGGACCGAAGAATGTGAGGAAGCCTTTCAGAACATAAAGAAGCATCTCAGTAGCCCTTCAATGTTGTCCAACCCAAAGGCAGGAGAAACTTTGATCCTATACTTGGCCGTCTCCGACTTTGCAATAAGTGCAGTATTAGTCCGAGAGGAGGATGGTGTCCAGCTCCCAGTATATTATGTAAGTAAAAGGCTAGCCGATGCCGAGACTCGATACACAAGCCTCGAAAAGCTAGT CATAGAAGAAGTTGGACTGGAGAGACAAAATAGTGCCCCATGGTGGAGCCTATTTGTGGATGGTGCCTCTAACGGTGATGGAGCAGGAGCTGGAATCGAGCTAATCAGCCCAGAGGCGCACAAGATCAGACGTGCGACCCATCTGGACTTTCAtgcaaccaacaatgatgctgagtatgaggccCTGATCAACGGTCTCAAGCTAGCTCTGGAAATGAAGGTCGAGAATTTGAGTGTGTTTAGTGACTCCATGATTGTGGTCTATCAGATAAACGGGGGGTATCAAGCTAAGGGGCCGAGAACAGAGCTTTACCTGAAGTGCGCACAGAGGATAATCGCAAGATTCAACGAGGTGAGGCTGGAACTAATCCCGCGTGGGCAGAATGAAGACGCGGACGAGCTAGCTAAGCTCGGCTCACGCCGCGAGAGCACTTTGCTAGAGACCGTGCCCCTTGATATACAGAGGCAACCTAGTGTGCCCGAGCACGAGGTGGGCAGCCTCAGTAATGAGCTCGGCCCCACGTGGATGATATCTATTCTAGCATACATAAGAGAAGGTTCACTTCCGGACGAAAAGAACAAGGAAAGGAGGATAAAATATAAAGCAGCCCGCTATGTGATATACGACGGGATTCTATACAGAAGAGGGTTCAGTGTTCCTCTCCTCAAATGCATAGATGGGGATGAATGTAACTACATCCTAAGGGAA ACGCCTCTGAATTCTCCCGAGCTTGTGATAAGTGTCAGCGATATGCCAATTATTACAACCACCATGAGCCCCTGGCCCTTCTCCATGTGGGAAATTGATCTGATTGGGGAACTCCCGAAGGCCAGGGGAGGCGTCAAGTATGCGGTGGTTGCGGTAGACTATTtcactaagtgggcagaggcCGAGCCCCTAGCCACTATCACAGCGAAAAAGCTCAGGGAGTTTGTATACAGGGCTATTGTATGTCGCTATGGCATCCCTTACAAGCTGATATCTGacaatgggaaacaatttgatagcAAGGAGATGCGAGCAGTTGGGGATTCAGAAGAGCTTTAG